GCGTAGAAAAGGGAAAACGGAAGGAATaccttgcgcgcgcgcggcgtgtaGCACACACACGCTAGAAAAAGaaggcacgcgcgcgcacgccgcTGCCGCTTATGTGCCGCCATGAGGGCATATTTCCTCTTCGCACGCGcgtgtctttctctctctctctctttcgatgtacatatacttatatactcACTTATCTCGCACACGCTTTCTGCTGCTCTGTGTGCGAGTAGAGCAGAGCTCGGATTACTTAGCCGTAGCAGAAGCGCACTCCGCGAAATAGATGCagcctcgtctctctctctctctctctctctctctctctatctttctcgCTTTTCGGCCAGTACAACAGCCTCGGGATCGCGTGACCTccggaagagagaaagagagccgtgCGAGGGAGCGTTGCCATGTGCTCGCTCGCCTCTGATAGATTGGCCGCTGGCGATTTCgctcattttttttacttacaCTCTCGGGCTTTTCCAATGAATCGTTCCCTTTCTCCGCCGTATACATCACTGCGCTGATATGAATGGCTTGCTCGATCTTTATCTTGGCCGAGGAATATTTCACACTGGCCTTCTCAAATCAACGGTTGCGAAACATGCTGTAAGACTTTTCGGCACAAGTTTCTTGATTTTCAGATTAGTCGGCTGATAAGATTGCGGCCAAAGCTCTGAATCGATCCCTGGATTTATTTCAGGTTGATTTGAATCTAGGCAATTATGAATTTACGTGTACTTTTCCCTTTGCTTTGCAGACAAAATGTGCGACCAGATCAGCGATGCTATCTTGGACGCTCATCTCAGACAGGACCCTGATGCAAAGGTGGCCTGTGGTAAGTTTAAGCTCTGTGTCTGTGACGTACCAATGATGGGTTTACAGCTCTTCTTCACCCAGTCTTTTTTATGTACTTACAGAAACAGTGACAAAGACTGGCATGGTACTGCTGTGCGGTGAAATTACCTCCAAAGCTGTTGTGGACTATCAAAAAATTGTTCGAGACACCGTCAACCACATTGGCTATGATGACTCATCCAAAGGTAAGTTTCACAATTTCATTCCAGTTCTCACACACAGTCTAATAGAAGGTGATGTTTATAAACGGCACTGAAACTCTGTTTGAAGGCACAGTTCTCGGTTCTCTTACTAAAAAATCCTACTAATGAACCTCAGAAATGCAGACCAAGtttgaatttgaattaaaACAAGACTTTTCTCAGTAACAACATATTTGCcctttttttcaatgaaaagtaaattttgtaaaatgatTCAATACATACTTAAAAGCAATTatcaacaaaatttataactGGACATTTTTAATAGCAATCTGTATCTTTAAAACcagtgtgtaaaataaatgagAATCTGGCAAAGTAAAACATTCTGTCATTAGAACATGTAACGTAAAACTGTAATCGTGGTAGCAGGATTTGATTGGCGTACTTTGAACCTTTTGGTGGCAATCGAGCAACAATCTCCAAATATTGCGGATGGTGTACATGTCAACAGGGATGAACAAGACGTGGGCGCGGGTGATCAGGTACTTAACCCATTCACAGCCTGTGCCACAGAGCAGCAGAgttataagaaacaattatatatcatataaaacatttaatcaTGCAAACATTTAAATGACCACCAAATGGGATAAAAGTGCGCTTATACTAGGTTCATAAAGCAGGAAGATCCATTTTTAGAAAGGATAGTTTTTTAGGGAAATGCCTCTTATTATTCTAAATAAGTACCCGTACCTGTCAATTGAATCACCAGAACCATTATAAACGTGTAATACTGAGCAGCCTTAATTTAGAAGAAATAGCCAGACTCAGAAAGTGAATATCTGAAGCTGATGTAACTCGATTTCTGCAGGTTTTGACTACAAGTTGTGCAGCATTTTACTGGCACTCGATGCTCAATCACCAAATATTGCTGCAGGAGTTCACGAGAATCGTAGAGATGAAGAAGTTGGTGCTGGCGATCAGGTTATTTGGCGTCACAAAAGACTTTTGTTTCTtagaatttttgtttctcttttgtgtttaatatttttgtcaGCACCTTAATTTTCTAATTTGCAcctattttctaaattatttttcttatagtTTTCTTGTATATAAATCTGCTCCTTCTTTTACCAAACCTACAGAAAACAAAACCAATGGTGATCAGTAGTTAACCATGTATAATATGTTTGAAAGTAGTTGTGGTCAAACCTAATAATGCATGTagctgtatatatgtataggctTCAAAACAATGTAGAACCTATAATTCAGTAGAACAGTCGCACAATGgtcattttttcaatattattttcatcattCTTTCATCTTTCAATATTTGTTCTAATATTTTCTATGCTCTGTAAGGCACTAATTTCTGCTTCTTTTAATCTAATACAACCTTTTCTTTGACTAATTTATGCTTGTTCTCGTATAAATACTCAGTCAATGTCTGTTtagtaaaacaatattttcaagCAAAGCTTTTCATTCAATGatgcaattatttatttgctaCTTCTGAGAGCCGTGATAAGAATTATATTTCTGAGAATGATACTTTGCTTGCTAAAATTAACTCAAATAAAAGTCAAAGAATTGGGCCAATACTTATTTGTctctaatatttttgtttttacttgaTGTGACCCGCAGAAAAGtgataatttcacttttttttaactctttCTCAATTATCTCTTGCCCTctgcaaaattatttagtaaACACCGACGCTATCAGAAATACTgatggaattttttttcaatataacaGGGTCTAATGTTTGGTTACGCCACTGATGAAACGGATGAATGCATGCCACTTACAGTGGTGCTTGCTCACAGATTAAATCAGAAAATTGCTGAACTTAGACGAAGCGGAGAACTATGGTGGGCCCGACCGGACTCCAAAACACAGGCAAGTTACTGACTAGTATATACTCTTATATTATTACTTCAACAAAAATTGTGTCATTTCATGATGCTCTGTGTAAGTATTTGCTACTCTTGATTGCCATGATGTGAAACACATTTCTGAGAATGACACTTGACAAAACAAAATCATGTCACAATGATATACTTAATtacttaataaataaaaaatacatcaCTGATAATATCAAATTTGTTTGCAGGTTACTTGCGAGTACATAATGGATCATGGAGCCTGTGTGCCCATCAGGGTACACACAGTTGTTGTGTCTCTACAACACAGCGAGAAAGTTACACTTGACGAATTGCGTAAGGCAGTTATGGAAAAGGTCATCAAAGAAGTTATTCCGGCGCGATACTTGGATGAAAAAACAGTTTTCCACGTCAACCCTTGCGGCCTTTTCATCATTGGTGGTCCACAGGTAAACCcttattgattaaaaaaaaaagtttgattttcgTGCAACTTGTCATTTAATGATGCCTAGTGTATGTATTTGCTACTCTTGATCGCCATGATGTGAAACACATCTCTGAAAATGACAACTTTCAAATTTTCtacgtttaaaaaattaagaatttaCAATTAAActcatcaaaattatttatctttCAGAGTGACGCAGGACTCACTGGTCGTAAAATCATTGTTGACACATACGGAGGATGGGGTGCTCACGGAGGTGGAGCCTTCTCTGGCAAGGATTTCACCAAAGTCGACAGATCTGCAGCATATGCCGCTAGATGGGTTGCCAAGTCTCTAGTGAAAGCTGGTCTCTGCAGGCGCTGCTTGGTGCAGGTAAACATCGCGTTTGGCTACGAGATTTAGAAACTCACTCTCTTGCAATAActtgatataaaaaataacgtaattttttcaggtATCATACGCTATTGGTGTAGCAGAACCGTTGTCCATCACCGTATTTGATTATGGTACATCTAAACTGTCACAGAAGCAACTTCTGGAAGTAGTAAACAAAAACTTCGATCTTCGCCCCGGAAAGATCGTAAAGTGAGTATTTCATTTGGCTCATTGCATTCAATCACTGAAGTTATGAAAATTGGTTGTACAACGAGTGTTACTTTGTTTTCAGGGAACTTAATCTTCGGAACCCAATTTACCAACAGACCAGCACATATGGACACTTTGGCAGGGACTGCTTTAGTTGGGAACAGCCAAAGCCCCTAAACCTTGATTGATGAGAGACTCGGCCCTAAATCGTTTAAAGTTTTTAACTTAAGAGGCCTCTTCTCCGTCTGTTTAATTCCGTTTTCTTTGAACTTTCCTTTCACCTCTCTTCTTTTCTCGGATCTTTCTTCAGGTGCGTAAAACTCGTGTGTCGTTCGAGAATTTCCTacttgaaaagaaaaaaactccCTGCCACTTTAGACGCGTTATACGAGCAGCAGAAGAATTAAATCCCCGTCGATGTTCGCTCGGCGCGAGAGTGGCGCACTGTATTTTTCCACGTGGTCGCGTCTCTAGTAACAGAAATGTAGACAAGATTTAGTACAAATTTCAATGGCTCCATGCGTGCGGCCAGTCAAGAAATAACTACGGTCTGAGCGCGCTGCCACGCTAAAAAGAGTGAAAAGAAGAGCATGGAAGCGAGAGTCGAAGTATGGTGCTTTGTCGCGTATCGTCCGTCGATTCCTCCTATTCTCCTCTCCAAACATTGACATGGAAATAAGCAAAAACATGTGTAAAACCCTAACAGAAGAGTACATAACGTTCAGTTGCGTAATCGAATTAagtctgtgtgtatataatatatatatgttgGCAAGAAAACACGCGAGCCGCGTTGTCATCATGCAGTAGATGTAGAAGTGTTAGCGCGTATGAAAGTGGAAGGAGGTACGGCACGAGGGACGCGACGGCCCGTAGTTATGTGGTAGCAGTTTAGTAGTTACTATGTAAACGTGACATTTAATTATTAGATTTAAGATAATCAAACAAAAACAACGCATTTGCGCATTTCTCGTTCCACCTCGCCCCCTCCTGCCCAGCCTAccaaagcgaaaaaaaatacaagtaTGTGGAAAAACAAACACCATTACACCGAAGTAATCAGCAGTAACTCTGTTTCTCACATGTAGGTTTTTAGAATTATGCTGCGCGCGATACTTGAtgcgatttattttttatcttagTAAGAGGGAGCATCGACATACACAAAAGTGACTATACAATTTTAATAGACAAACTGAAAAATGACAAGCATGATATACGTATTTTATCGGCATTTATCGCGCGTCAGCTCAATCGTTGtattcgaaaaataaacgaatgTATCATcttatttaaatcaatttgaaaataaatgtaaaattggTACACGCGACTCGACGGCATGGTAAACATTGCCCTCGCTATGTGTTGCGGCTTAGCGTGCACAAAGCTGCACAATGATCGGCAACAAATATCGTATACGCAAGAAAAACTCTAATAAAAAgcaagattttttaataaaaagaactaTTGTTcgcaaaatttatttacttagaATAGTTTTTATTCGTACACAAAactttcataaatatttctatattatatttccagcttgttttgaaaaaagttcCAATAGCTCAGACCTTCAAAAGATGTcgacttattattattattattattattatatcaaatTCTACATATAGTATTTTCCAGTTTGATGTAAAgttcatatatttataattatatatatacatatacaaaatGGATATAACTACATGTAAGAATATAAGATGAAATAATATCATTAATCATTTAGCGTCTGAAATACATTTCCATCGAATATAATAACGAATTTTTATCGTTACTCGGCCTTTAATGAAAAtcattatttcttttattgaaaataactgTTAGCAAAGCAAATTTTACTAGCCAACACATATTTTCTATCAAATTAATCAATAAGCTCTATTTGACAAAGCTTTGTTTTTACTTAAAAACTATACCACTAAGCAAAACACTAATTTCTAGTATCTATAATGTTACATAGAGCGctaatatacaaaattatgaAAGATGCCACTGCTATTTATCAGTTTGATTGTAACTGATTGCAATAAAAGAATTTGATTTTCACACAAAAAAGTTCATAAAatctttgtaaatatttataattagcTATTAGATTTGAGCTTTTATTTGACTTTAACTTTAAATTCCACAGATGACCTACAAGTATTAAGTAATAATCAGTGTCATACTCTTGAGTCACTAATTTTTAAGACAAGTAGATATCTTTTGTTAGCAAAAGAACAAAGGCTTGAAACTTTTGATACACTGTCTAGTACTAATATAATTAAGTAAAAACATCAATATTGTtaataatgaattaaaaaattaaaattaaagttaatattatcaatatataatattaaaatgagtACAAAAAACATCTACTGAAATAAAATCttgttaaaattgaaaattaatgacTCAAAGTACAATGCGGGCTTTGTGCGTTATATCATTGCAATAATTCACTTTGTTGACAACTACACGGAAAAACTTTAGGTACCCTGGGAGCTCtaaaaattatacacataATTTATTTGGAGTCCTCACGTCGCGGTTGCGACTCTACGCTATATTATTTTGCAAGCTCTGTACATCCGAGATTCtcggatgtacagagactccAACTTGTAACCCTGGGGGCGCCCAATTCCCGAATGTGAGCCATTTCCCCAACACGCGAGCGTGTTTACGCACGCGAAGAAAACGGTGGTGGGGAAGCCTGCATCTCGGCCCGTCTCGGCCTGGCATGCCAGAATGAGGGCCCCAGAGGTCCAAAAGTGGAATCTCTTAGACTCCAAGAGTTTCGGACTACCCAGAGTGCCAAAAGTTTTTCCGTGTATTAAGAAGTTGAATTCACACAATCTTGTATTCAGAACGAAAAAATCCTTCTTAAATGAATCGCATTACAATACGTCATAGGATATTATAATCACTCATACTGAAAGTTATAGCAATAGGATCTATATATAGTACTAAGCAAATAAAAGCTCAAACTAATTTATACATTGGCTCTAATGGTACAATTATcaatgttataaaaatatatcttaaaAGCATATGGATTCCATGTAACATCGTTTCAAATGTTAAATAACCAAAACACGTATGCTTTGAAACAATCATTTTGTttggattttgaaaatttatgcaTGTACATGATTTGAAAAACTGATTGTTCATAGACCTAAACTACTGTACATAAGATAATCAGTTCAGTGtgataaatatttgtaaaaaaaccatgaataaaattaaatttgatttgtcatcattggtttgggCGCATGAATACGACTATGTCTCAAAAGGGAACTCTTATCAGTAAACGATTTATCACATTCAACACACTTGTAGGTTCTGCCAGTATGGGTGACTAAATGCCTACTAAGACCTGATGCGTGGCAGAAAGCTTTTGGACACAACTGACAATGATGCAGTTGAATGTCATTTGGATTAAGTTTTTGATGGCGGCGCATGTGAACCTTGAGCGCTTCGCGCTGagtgaaacttttttcgcaatGCTGACATTGGAAGGGCTTTTGACCAGAGTGAGTCATTAAATGACGAAGGAGAATTTCTTTTTGAGCAAAGGCGCGATGGCAAATATTGCAACCAAACGGCTTCTCTCCAGTGTGAGTACGTTCGTGTCTTACTAAAGCAGATCGCGTTGGGAACCATTTTTCACAAGCTTGGCAAGTGAAACCTCTTTGAGTACTGTGCACCGACTGATGACTCTTGAGCATGATTCTTCGTGTGAAGGCCTTAGGACATTTGTCACACTGGAATACCTTGAGCTCTTCTCCACTTTCAACTGAaatcaaagataaattttgttaattaCAAAATCAAACTAATACATCTTTGAattagaatatttaaaattttcttaccAATAGGTGGATGTACAGTTTGCTGCATTTGTGGCTGGCTCTGTTGTGGGCTTTGAATTTCCATCACATACATTTTCTGACCATCCGAATTAACAATAGTTCTCTGAATTTCATCAGCTTCTTCATCCGATTCCTGCTCTTGTTTGATTCTTGTTCCTCTAATTGTGCAGCGGGCTTTCGCCGACCTTTCTTCAGCTGGTACTAAAGTTATATTCTCTGGATCTTCCGAAAGATTGTCTTCTAAGTCAGCATTTTCAGCACCCATTCCCAATATGTAACCGCCTACAAGTTCTTCTTCCGTTACTTCAATGGGATCACCCTCTTCTTGGCTATTAGATGCATCTGGTTTTGATGATACCAAGTCAGCCAACAACTGTTTCACTCTTCTAGACTTTCCACTAGATTGTGTGTGTTCACTTTCTGAACGGGAATCTTGGCTTCTGGTATCGTCATCCTCTTGGCCGCTGAGTTGTTGAATAAGTTTGACGTGTTTTCTCAATTTTGCATCAGCTGCTTCGCATTTCTTCTTAAATTGGTAGGATTTTTCCAACTGGTACTTGCAAGGGTGGCATATCATGTTTGGAAGTCCATCTTCTTCGTATACCTGTTGATGAAACATCAATGAAATTACAATTGAATGTATGACCaagacatttttatttttaaaaaggggtaaGTCAGATAAATTTGAAACTAGAAAGCTTGTACaagtaaaatttgtatacgcCGATGACAAATTTCTAAATAAACATTGCTGAATAACCCcagtattttttctttcaacaATACGGTTTTaaagttttgtttttcaaatcGTCATAAAACGATTCCATAGACATATATAGCTTGCAGCCAGTTGTAATTGAAACAGAGCTAAAAGCGGGACCGATTCAAGGTAAAATTGCGATGTTCCATATATTTAAAGCATTGCAGGTCCCTGTATATACACCGCTGGTGTCGGGCAACATCGAGGCGCATAGAGAGATAGGGAGGAACGTCGCGCAAAGGGTCAGCGTTCGATGGAGCTGCCGCGCGCCGTATAGCATATCGTTCAGCAGAAAGTCGATAACTCGGTAAGGATGGTAGTTGCTTTGCGCAGTAGGCTCTGCGTCCGTCTCTCATGAATCGGAGCGCAGAGAACGTAATCGATACGCGGCGTCAGTAAATAGAAAGAGACAGCGATACGGCAGGGAATCAATGAGATAAACTAGGTTCCTATAGTTTTCGAGCCCGTGGACTCGACGCTCACACGCGGTGTGTGCACACGCGACTCTTCTACGCGTTCTAGAATGTACCTAACAGAGAaaagagggggagagaggatATAATTTCCTAACCTCGAGGTTAACGCAAGCCATGATCCTGAGCGGTAGCGGTACCGCGTCCTCGTCGTAGATCGGCACCATCTCCTCCTCTTTGGCCAGACAGAGCCGACAGAGCTCGTTCAGGTGTATGATAACGTTGCTCGGGCTGTCGCCCTTTCTCCTACGCACGTACGTCTTCATTCCCCCTTTGGAGTCCATACCTAGCTTGTTCGCCTCAAAACGGAGCTGTTACAAGCGTGTATTACGTAGAAAAAGTAATTCGACGCtgattgttattgttgttgatCGGCGCTTGTCtcctggagagagagagagaaaagccgcgCGGCTCTCGTCTCGCTACCAACTCTCGGTGCGGCGGTACTCGGTCACTCACAACGGGATCTACCTCCAGGTTATTGCAGAGCCAACTCCGAACTGCTACTGCGGCAAATATGGCGTAAGCTGCTGCGCTGCAGGAATCTTCGGCGAGCTCTACTCTCTCGCAGCCGCGCGCAATATGGCCGACTTTACAGCTTACTGTATTAGTGGCAGTTTCCTCCTCCACCGGCTGCTCCGATGCCAGGCTTCCTCAGATTTTTGCTGTTTTCCTCTGTACACTCGCGGCTCGTACTTAATTCGACGAAATTTATCGGCTAATAATTATCCGCTCTCGATTGAAATTCCTCGGGAAAAGCGTCGAAACTGAGATCATCCACTGTGTGGCATCGCTGCGGTTAAACTagtgcgagagagacggagaatGCGGCGATCGAGAAGAGAGAGCGACAGTACCGCCTTGTCGGTAAAGGCGGTAACTAGTATCGATTCCCAACGGCGGGAAAAGGGAAAGAGTCGTTTGTACTTATATaggtgcgcgcgcggaaaaagcgAATAGGAATCGCGCGGATTTATTGGTGAACGATAATCATCGTTATATTCCTCTGTGTacttatacctatatatgcaAGACACTTTGCTCGGAGAAATTTGGCGCGAATCGCGCAGTTCTTGCCGAAACAATATCGAGGCGCGACGAGCGCTCTTTCCgcgatatatttatatttgttgcttacttttttttcgcgcgcgggaCACTTCGCTGTGTGTGCAGTACTTACTGCACTGGATTCGGAGATAAGTGATCCTTTTGAGGTACTTTTTTACCGGAAGAATCGCTAGTTTTCGCTGAACGATGGCCGTGGGACTGTTGGATCTGTGCGAGCAGTATTTCGGCGCGAGAGACTTCTACGATGTGCTGAATATCGACAAGACTGCTAACGAGAAACAAGGTGAGCGTAGGAACATAACCTATCTGGATTTTTGCGAGGAtgtttttctctcgcgagaAAAGTTGTTGTTTGGATGAAACTGCGTTGTGTCAGTTCGTGAGGATCGGAATTCCGgtggtttgagattttttcgaTTGACGATTAAAAGATTGTCCTTTTTTTGATTGTCTTCCTGGGGAGGAGCGAGATTTAAAATTTCCGTTGTCAAGTCGGTGCCTGTTTCAACAAGTCCGTTGTGCTTTAGAAGACATAGATGTTTATAAACGACTTAGCGTTTATCATAGAAAGCTAGAATTCAAAGTcgattattatttgaaaatcatGGATGTAAGATTTTTAATTCTGTTCGAGGATGAAATTGCATAATCTTGTTTCATTTCCTTCTAGTGAAAAAGGCGTACCACAAGCTGTCTCTGCTCGTTCATCCCGACCGAGTGGAGGAAGCAGTAAAGGAGGAAGCAACAGAGAAATTCAAGGTTCTTGGCAGGATCCACTCTATTCTCAGTGATAATGATAAGCGAAAAATTTACGATGAGACTGGTCAGTTTGACGAGGACAGCGAGGAAGTTGTCATGCGCAACTGGTCCGACTACTGGCGCACACTGTTCAAGGAGATCACGGTGCaagatattaataattacgAAAAGAACTACAAAGGCTCAGAGATTGAAATCAAGGATCTGAAGAGAGCTTATATGGATAGTAAGCTAGCCCTTTTAAAGTTAATAAGTGAATAAGTAAAATTCTAAGCCAATTTACTAATCCATTCTGATTTGTTGCTTCAAGGTAAAGGTGACATGGATTACATCCTAGAGTCGGTTCCTTTTACAAGCTGCGAAGAGGAGCCACGATTGCACAAAATCATCAACGACCTCATCGAAAAGGGTGAGGTCCCAGAGTTTGAAAGCTTCACCAAGGAGGACGAGAGGAAAAGAATGAGGAGGAAACGCAAGGTaagcttttaaaatttgatcttgatcgtaaaaatcttgaaaaagtATGAATGCCTTCTTTTCAAACATTCTCGTCCCACAAAACAATATTCAAATTTATCACTAACAGCAGCGTTTCTAAGTATGAATAATGCACTGGCAATATATactaatttttcatatttaccagaaaaatacaatatttaaaaGCTGAAGCGTATTTCTCAGTTTTTATTTGCGTTAAAAATCCTTGCAGTCGGCATAAACGCGAGGTTTCTCATTTTTTccgttttaaaaaaacattacgAGAGATTATTTTCTAAGTGGAAAATCGAAATTAAACAAGCCTCCTCGTGTTATAGTCTCTAACACGGGATTTAGAATCCGCTTATACGAGTACAAATTACCGACTAAGACATTCATATTCATCAGTCGAGACGAGCGACTGATGCAACATTGACACCCAGAACACCTCTCAATCATTACATCTCCGACATTGATTTTTCCTCATCCCTATAACACAAACTTCAAGACGATCGAAACGCACGCCTGGCTAGATTCAACCGTTCGACGTATCCACATCCTTCAGCCGCCAAATTCAATTAGCGAATTTTCGTTAACTCTCTCGCCATATCCCTGAGAgcgatttcgcgcgcgctaatCGACAAGGTCCGCCGCAATTTTTTATCGTCCGATTAACGCCGCATCGAGTGTAGAGCATGTAGGAGGAGATCGTGCATACGCGGAAGGCATACACACCAGTCGCGGGGAGCAGCTAGTAGAGCGAGCGGCAGCCGCGTCTAGAGTGGAGTGGGGGCGAgcaagtaaataaataaccaGCTAACGTCCGACGCGAGCTCAGTGCAAGCTTCGACTCCGATCGCTCGACACGCGCGCGTCCTCGTCTCTCGCATCGTCGTCGtgtaaaagagagagagagagagagagaaaaagaatgagGCTACACGCGTGTGTCGCGgccctgctgctgctcgtgCAGCTGGGCGCATCGCAAGTAGGAGCCGTGTGTGTCAAGGTGGAGAGTCAGAGCACCGACCCGAAGTTTGTCTGCGAGGGAGGATCGATCGCCGATCTCGACGCTGTGCCAAACACCGTCGAGGAGCTGCAGATCAGCAACATGCCCATAGGTCGCATCACCGAGTCGACCTTCGCCAGGTTTGGACGCAACCTGCTCGTCCTAGTCTGCACCAACTGCTCCATCAGCGACATCGACGACCGAGCTTTCCGGCGACTCAGCAACCTCCAGCACCTCAGGCTTGACAACAACCGAATTAAGGATGTTCGCGCAGTTTGGTTCGAAGGACTCGGCGACCTGTCATACCTCGACCTGAACAACAACGGCATCGAGCGCATCGACTCCGAGGTCTTCCGCAACGCGCCAAACCTAGCCGACCTGAGGTTCTCCGGCAACCGTCTGGAGTGTCTCGATATCGAGAGCATCAGCCGACTGCAAGGTCTGATGAGGCTATACGTCAACGAAAACCCCAACTTCGGCTGCCCCAACGCCTTGAAGAGGTTCCTGATCGAGCGTCACCTGGAGTCTCCGTCCGACCCCGAGTGGAGCTCGGTGGTTCAAGACCGAGTGCAAGCCATCGGTTTCGGTGCGAACACACCACCGGTACCACCGCAGTACTACCCCAGCAGCACACCACCGGCTTACACCAGACCTCGCTGGACCGAGGTACCACCGACGAGTCCACCCACGGAACCGCCGACCACTTTACCACCGACGCAGCCACCCAGACGACCTTACGTTCCCGAGACCATCCAGCCGTCCTCGCCGGACTCGAGCTTCTCCATGCAGCCGCCGTATTACCCACCCCAGGTGACCCAGCAACAGATCAACAACTACCAGAGCACTATGGTCCAGCAGAACGTCAGCACCACTGTCAGCAGTACCGTTGCCAACATGACGACCAACACGACGACGGCGAAGGTTCTACTGGCCGGACAACCCGGACCGGTAACCACCACGACCGAGTGCCCCAACGCCGCGTCGAGCATCTTCGGGGACTCGACGCTATTGCTACTGATGACGATGTTCGTCGCTCGTAAACTGGCTCTTCTTTGAAGTGTGTATCTGTGACTATATATACGAAGGTGCTCCCAGTGCGACTCGAATATACGAACGTTCGAattctta
The sequence above is drawn from the Nasonia vitripennis strain AsymCx chromosome 4, Nvit_psr_1.1, whole genome shotgun sequence genome and encodes:
- the LOC100120832 gene encoding dnaJ homolog subfamily C member 9 translates to MAVGLLDLCEQYFGARDFYDVLNIDKTANEKQVKKAYHKLSLLVHPDRVEEAVKEEATEKFKVLGRIHSILSDNDKRKIYDETGQFDEDSEEVVMRNWSDYWRTLFKEITVQDINNYEKNYKGSEIEIKDLKRAYMDSKGDMDYILESVPFTSCEEEPRLHKIINDLIEKGEVPEFESFTKEDERKRMRRKRKWAKEAKEAERLEKMRAIEKEDAEKNGDLALAILNKNKSRASQADNFFDSLIDKYAKQAEKSKKATSSKSAKKKKA
- the LOC103316706 gene encoding leucine-rich repeat extensin-like protein 6 encodes the protein MRLHACVAALLLLVQLGASQVGAVCVKVESQSTDPKFVCEGGSIADLDAVPNTVEELQISNMPIGRITESTFARFGRNLLVLVCTNCSISDIDDRAFRRLSNLQHLRLDNNRIKDVRAVWFEGLGDLSYLDLNNNGIERIDSEVFRNAPNLADLRFSGNRLECLDIESISRLQGLMRLYVNENPNFGCPNALKRFLIERHLESPSDPEWSSVVQDRVQAIGFGANTPPVPPQYYPSSTPPAYTRPRWTEVPPTSPPTEPPTTLPPTQPPRRPYVPETIQPSSPDSSFSMQPPYYPPQVTQQQINNYQSTMVQQNVSTTVSSTVANMTTNTTTAKVLLAGQPGPVTTTTECPNAASSIFGDSTLLLLMTMFVARKLALL